In one Culex quinquefasciatus strain JHB chromosome 2, VPISU_Cqui_1.0_pri_paternal, whole genome shotgun sequence genomic region, the following are encoded:
- the LOC6052173 gene encoding MRG/MORF4L-binding protein produces the protein MATVREKTDNESLEWSPEDEIQLFFAMDGLRPVGINRHFFIACVVERLSKALNREVSSESVWSHLGTMYNLQALDEQDPLPFPNEETDFSLPETEYPLDKKRKSIEEQQQPTDEAKKVEVKPDAAVKVTAKEKEPADKEKDKPVEKEKEVKQNKPAPVDNTPKRPPKRTRGSLSLEPNASSPASTPPNVQSTKRRRI, from the exons ATGGCCACGGTCAGAGAGAAAACGGACAACGAATCGCTCGAGTGGTCCCCGGAAGATGAAATCCAACTGTTCTTCGCAATGGACGGTCTCCGGCCGGTTGGCATTAACCGGCACTTTTTCATCGCTTGCGTCGTGGAGCGGCTCTCGAAAGCACTAAATCGGGAGGTTAGCAGCGAATCCGTGTGGTCTCATCTCGGGACGATGTACAACCTGCAGGCCCTGGACGAGCAGGATCCGCTTCCGTTCCCTAACGAGGAGACCGATTTCAGTCTGCCGGAGACGGAGTATCCGCTGGACAAGAAGCGGAAATCGATCGAAGAGCAACAACAACCGACGGATGAAGCAAAGAAGGTGGAAGTGAAGCCGGATGCGGCTGTTAAAGTTACAG CTAAAGAAAAAGAACCGGCGGACAAGGAAAAGGACAAACCAGTCGAAAAGGAGAAGGAAGTCAAGCAGAATAAACCAGCGCCGGTGGACAATACGCCTAAGCGACCGCCGAAGCGTACCCGTGGATCTTTATCGCTGGAGCCGAACGCATCTAGTCCGGCAAGTACGCCACCGAATGTACAGAGCACCAAGCGGCGACGGATTTAG
- the LOC6038573 gene encoding glucose-6-phosphate isomerase: MSGKVLLSEDSVYQQIQAYYKEHGSSINIKKIFEEDDIRFDKFSLKLSTPEDGDILLDYSKNRITDDAWNMLLELAESRDVVKTRNDMFGGERINITEDRAVLHIALRNRSNKPILVDGKDVMPEVNAVLEHMKEFTEQVLNGVWRGYTNKKISDVVNIGIGGSDLGPLMVSEALKHYNTGIRSHFVSNVDGTHIAETLKKLDPETTLFIIASKTFTTQETITNATAAKNWFLERCGEKEHVAKHFVALSTNKEKVSAFGIDTKNMFAFWDWVGGRYSLWSAIGLSICLSIGFDNFEKLLEGAHYMDNHFLTAPLNENAPVILALMGIWYSNFYGAETQALLPYDQYLHRFAAYFQQGDMESNGKGVTKSGQKVNFNTGPIVWGEPGTNGQHAFYQLIHQGTRLIPCDFIAPVITHNPVEDGAMHKILLANFLAQTEALMMGKSESQARAELEKAGMSGDKLEQLLPHKVFTGNRPTNSILVKKVTPFTLGALIAMYEHKIFTQGVIWDVNSFDQWGVELGKALAKAIEVDLNDPNKTTSHDSSTNGLINHIKIHWE; the protein is encoded by the exons ATGTCCGGTAAGGTGCTACTGTCCGAAGATTCGGTCTACCAGCAGATTCAGGCGTACTACAAGGAGCACGGATCTTCCATTAACATCAAGAAGATCTTCGAGGAGGATGACATTCGCTTCGACAAGTTCAG CTTGAAGCTTTCGACTCCGGAGGACGGCGATATTCTGCTGGACTACTCGAAAAACCGCATTACGGACGATGCGTGGAACATGCTGCTGGAGTTGGCCGAGTCGCGGGACGTGGTCAAGACCCGGAACGACATGTTTGGCGGTGAACGTATCAACATCACCGAGGACCGGGCCGTGCTGCACATTGCCCTGCGTAACCGCTCGAACAAGCCGATCCTGGTCGACGGCAAGGACGTCATGCCGGAGGTAAACGCCGTGCTCGAGCACATGAAGGAGTTCACCGAGCAGGTGCTGAACGGCGTCTGGCGTGGCTACACCAACAAGAAGATCAGCGATGTCGTCAACATCGGCATCGGAGGTTCCGATCTGGGTCCGCTGATGGTCAGCGAAGCGCTGAAACATTACAACACCGGCATCCGGTCGCACTTTGTGTCCAACGTTGACGGTACGCACATTGCCGAAACGCTGAAGAAGCTCGACCCGGAGACGACTCTCTTCATCATTGCCTCCAAGACGTTCACCACGCAGGAGACCATCACCAACGCCACTGCCGCTAAAAACTGGTTCCTGGAGCGCTGCGGCGAGAAGGAACATGTCGCCAAGCACTTTGTAGCGCTGTCGACCAACAAGGAAAAGGTGTCCGCCTTCGGCATCGACACCAAGAACATGTTCGCGTTCTGGGACTGGGTCGGTGGACGCTACTCGCTGTGGTCCGCCATCGGTCTGTCCATCTGTCTGTCCATCGGCTTCGACAACTTTGAGAAACTGCTCGAGGGTGCCCACTACATGGACAACCACTTCCTGACGGCGCCCCTTAACGAAAAT GCCCCCGTCATCCTGGCCCTGATGGGCATCTGGTACTCGAACTTTTACGGAGCGGAAACCCAAGCCCTGCTGCCGTACGATCAGTATCTGCACCGGTTCGCGGCCTACTTCCAGCAGGGTGACATGGAGAGCAACGGCAAGGGCGTGACCAAGTCGGGGCAGAAGGTCAACTTCAACACCGGACCGATCGTGTGGGGCGAGCCCGGAACGAACGGCCAGCATGCATTTTACCAGCTGATTCATCAG GGCACCCGTCTGATCCCGTGTGACTTTATCGCTCCGGTCATCACCCACAACCCGGTCGAGGACGGCGCCATGCACAAGATCCTGCTGGCCAACTTCCTGGCCCAAACGGAGGCGCTGATGATGGGCAAATCCGAGTCGCAGGCCCGTGCCGAGCTGGAGAAGGCCGGTATGTCCGGTGACAAACTGGAGCAGCTGTTGCCGCACAAGGTCTTTACCGGAAACCGCCCGACCAACTCGATCCTCGTCAAGAAGGTGACCCCGTTCACGCTGGGTGCGTTGATCGCCATGTACGAGCACAAGATCTTCACCCAGGGTGTCATCTGGGACGTCAACTCGTTCGACCAGTGGGGCGTTGAGCTGGGCAAGGCGCTGGCCAAGGCCATCGAGGTCGATCTGAACGACCCCAACAAAACTACCTCCCACGATTCGTCCACCAATGGGCTGATCAACCACATCAAGATTCACTGGGAATAA